A stretch of the Corylus avellana chromosome ca6, CavTom2PMs-1.0 genome encodes the following:
- the LOC132184481 gene encoding protein SAR DEFICIENT 1, producing MAAKRFLNDSKSDQDQPPEKRMRPRPSFASVIGEVVMVNSLQNLFSSLEPLLRKVVKEEVESTLIRHTHTITRSPSLRIQALEPSSLRLSFRTKLSESTIFTGSKITDMDNNPLQVLLVNSDHPTVPIVLHHSIKIEIVVLDGDFPGNSETWTSEEFNNKIVKERSGKRPLLTGADLTVTMRDGFAPIGDIEFTDNSSWIRSRRFRLGAKVVPGSYHETARICEAMTDSFVVKDHRGELYKKHHPPQLEDEVWRLEKIGKDGAFHKKLAKEGIKTVQDFLKLSVVDPPKLRNILGVGMSEKIWEATLKHARTCTLGNKLYIFRGNNVAFTLNPICQVVRAEIDGQIRDLTNINRTYVENLVKQAYATWSSLQELDGTLNETALITQGETMQQYSNPQMEMVKSFQQNGYISERAIDMGYGLSNGHVDCGDWVINSTYITTMENGLNYCLSETSSDGELTPSRPFQLNRS from the exons ATGGCGGCGAAACGTTTTTTAAATGATTCCAAATCCGACCAAGATCAACCACCAGAGAAACGGATGAGGCCCAGGCCTTCTTTTGCCTC TGTTATTGGAGAAGTGGTTATGGTGAATTCCTTGCAGAACCTTTTCTCCAGCTTGGAACCTTTGCTTAGAAAAGTG GTGAAGGAAGAGGTGGAGAGCACTCTAATACGCCATACCCACACAATCACAAGGTCTCCATCACTGAGAATCCAAGCACTAGAACCATCAAGCCTGCGACTTTCTTTCAGGACCAAGCTTTCAGAAAGCACCATATTTACAGGAAGCAAGATCACAGACATGGACAACAATCCCCTTCAAGTCCTTCTTGTCAACAGCGATCATCCAACGGTTCCAATTGTTCTCCACCACTCGATCAAGATAGAAATCGTCGTTCTCGACGGCGACTTCCCCGGAAATTCTGAAACTTGGACTAGCGAAGAGTTTAACAACAAAATCGTCAAGGAGAGATCCGGCAAGCGGCCGTTGCTCACCGGAGCCGACTTGACCGTCACCATGCGAGATGGGTTTGCACCGATCGGAGATATCGAATTCACCGACAACTCCAGCTGGATTCGGAGCCGAAGATTCAGGCTTGGCGCCAAAGTTGTCCCCGGAAGCTATCACGAAACTGCTCGGATCTGTGAAGCCATGACTGACTCATTCGTCGTCAAAGATCATCGCGGAGAAt TGTACAAAAAGCACCATCCACCACAGCTGGAAGACGAAGTGTGGCGGCTAGAGAAGATTGGGAAAGATGGAGCTTTCCACAAGAAGCTGGCAAAAGAGGGAATCAAGACCGTCCAAGACTTCTTGAAGCTCTCTGTTGTCGACCCTCCAAAGCTTAGAAAC ATTTTAGGCGTTGGGATGTCTGAGAAAATTTGGGAAGCAACCTTAAAGCATGCCAGGACGTGCACTTTGGGCAACAAACTCTACATCTTCCGGGGAAATAATGTTGCCTTTACCTTGAACCCTATATGCCAAGTTGTTAGGGCTGAAATTGATGGCCAAATAAGGGACCTTACCAACATCAATAGG ACCTATGTGGAGAATTTGGTGAAGCAAGCATATGCAACTTGGAGTTCCTTGCAAGAGTTGGATGGAACTTTGAATGAGACTGCCTTAATAACACAAG GGGAAACGATGCAGCAATATTCCAATCCTCAAATGGAGATGGTGAAATCGTTTCAACAAAATGGGTATATTAGTGAGAGAGCTATTGATATGGGGTATGGACTAAGCAATGGACACGTGGACTGTGGCGATTGGGTAATAAATTCAACATATATTACCACAATGGAAAATGGCCTCAACTACTGCTTGTCGGAGACATCATCGGACGGTGAATTAACGCCTTCGAGGCCTTTCCAGCTCAACCGGAGTTGA